One Pichia kudriavzevii chromosome 3, complete sequence genomic window carries:
- a CDS encoding uncharacterized protein (PKUD0C10660; Pfam Domains: Myb_DNA-binding(1.3e-07)): MIYKNITHKRYFLEMGVGMILLVAHYFSHASLFFSMDLIDGGLYIDLHINGCLRSTTISTTALSLKNNALLVMMSNTPRPANIGPSSNNKTARHMEMLSIPSNPIIHSTANPVPYPSYIVYPPVALQQQLQSLPQHQQHIEDLHDQAQQVEDYHHQQKKQQQQQQQQQQQQQQQQQQQQQQQQQQYLQPCYQNHYLPPQQIPLRLQHSPHPLIQRLSQQVPQRLPQIVPTQLPQQLPQNLPQIKHEDVEMNSVLSPMINPYSGVPSLVPNHFIQTQQAFSLGEPINEAKTQRPGYLTYYQYPSSTLLPVDTSIYVQQTNNIVTSVNRSQASPPPADSPKTAFGSPIWTADDDKLLRHLKEEKKLGWREISVHFPKRTLNACQFRWRRLIAKEENKKKRDTMKKMLKKRLKLIGTDSAGGTGCHDVSESDQPAKKA, translated from the coding sequence ATGATCTATAAAAATATCACGCATAAACGATATTTTTTAGAGATGGGTGTTGGCATGATTCTTCTAGTCGCTCATTATTTCTCACATGCAAgcctttttttctcaatggATCTAATAGATGGTGGGCTTTATATCGATTTGCACATAAATGGATGCCTCagatcaacaacaatttccACCACTGCTCTTTCCCTCAAGAATAACGCTTTGCTAGTAATGATGAGTAATACACCCAGGCCAGCAAATATAGGCCCTTCATCTAATAACAAAACTGCAAGACACATGGAAATGCTTTCTATTCCATCAAACCCCATAATCCACTCCACGGCTAATCCGGTTCCATACCCCTCATATATAGTTTATCCGCCAGTTGCGCTTCAACAGCAACTCCAAAGCCTCCCTCAGCATCAACAGCATATTGAAGATCTGCATGATCAAGCACAACAAGTAGAAgattatcatcatcagcaaaaaaaacaacaacaacaacaacaacaacaacagcagcagcagcaacaacaacaacagcagcagcagcagcaacaacagcaacaataTCTTCAGCCCTgttatcaaaatcattatCTACCACCACAGCAGATACCGTTACGTTTACAACATTCACCACATCCACTTATACAAAGACTGTCCCAACAAGTGCCACAAAGGCTACCGCAAATAGTTCCAACACAGCTACCACAACAACTACCGCAAAATTTACCGCAGATTAAGcatgaagatgttgaaatgAATTCAGTGTTATCACCAATGATAAACCCCTATAGCGGCGTTCCCTCGCTGGTGCCTAATCATTTTATACAAACGCAACAGGCTTTTTCATTAGGAGAGCCTATCAATGAAGCCAAAACACAAAGACCAGGCTATTTAACATACTATCAGTACCCCTCATCAACGCTATTACCAGTAGACACGTCGATATATGTACAGCAAACTAATAACATAGTCACGTCGGTCAATAGATCACAGGCTTCACCACCACCGGCAGATTCTCCAAAGACGGCGTTTGGGTCGCCCATATGGACCGCTGATGATGACAAATTGCTAAGGCACCTgaaggaggagaaaaaaCTAGGCTGGAGAGAAATTTCTGTACATTTCCCCAAACGGACACTGAATGCATGCCAGTTCAGATGGAGAAGATTAATTGCcaaggaagaaaacaagaaaaaaagagacaccatgaagaaaatgttgaagaaaaggcTTAAACTGATTGGCACAGATAGCGCCGGTGGTACAGGATGCCATGATGTCTCTGAGAGCGATCAACCTGCAAAGAAGGCATAG